A single region of the Candidatus Omnitrophota bacterium genome encodes:
- a CDS encoding ferredoxin family protein, translating to MAYVITEKCLGDRYAVCATVCPVECIHPGDYKGQEFMIIDPEVCINCGLCLPECPVGAIVASEDEDKAYAAINKELTPQFKNNPPAPERPKNDPPKRAGNKLVN from the coding sequence ATGGCGTATGTGATCACGGAAAAATGCTTGGGCGATCGATACGCAGTTTGTGCCACAGTCTGTCCGGTCGAATGCATTCATCCCGGCGACTACAAGGGTCAGGAGTTCATGATCATCGACCCGGAAGTCTGCATCAACTGCGGCCTCTGCTTGCCGGAATGTCCGGTGGGGGCGATTGTGGCCTCTGAAGATGAAGACAAAGCCTATGCCGCCATCAATAAAGAGCTGACGCCGCAGTTTAAGAACAATCCCCCTGCGCCCGAACGGCCCAAGAACGATCCCCCCAAGCGAGCCGGCAACAAACTCGTCAACTAA
- a CDS encoding Lrp/AsnC ligand binding domain-containing protein has protein sequence MPKAFIMIDVVPGHEKEVEHAVAKLAGIKMVYQVTGEHDMIAFVDAEPYEEFAGILSTIRQLSGVRDTDSHLVL, from the coding sequence ATGCCGAAAGCCTTCATCATGATCGATGTGGTGCCCGGCCACGAAAAGGAAGTCGAGCATGCCGTCGCCAAGCTCGCCGGCATCAAGATGGTCTATCAGGTGACCGGCGAGCATGACATGATCGCGTTTGTCGATGCCGAGCCGTACGAGGAGTTCGCCGGAATTCTCTCCACCATCCGCCAGCTCAGCGGTGTGCGCGACACCGATTCCCACCTGGTGCTCTAA